The Flavobacterium sp. 1 genome contains the following window.
AAAGTTAGATAATCTATACTTAACAGGGCAAAGTGTCAATATGCATGGCGTTTTGGGCGTTACCATTGGAGCAGTTGTTACTTGTTCTGAAATTTTAGGGAAAGATTATTTGATAAACAAAATTAACCAGACAGCATAGTGGAAATAAACTAAGCATTACTAAAATGTTTATAGATCAATAGGGAACCAGAAATAGTTGCATATGAAAAAACAGATTTTATATATTTTTTTCTTTTTCTTTGCTTTATTCATAGCTTCTTGCGGTATCTCAAAATCAATGCGTCATCAGCCAGAAATTGCTGCATATAATAATATAAAACCTGTTGTTCAAAAGCAATCTGATACCATTTTTTATACCAGAAATAATTTTTTACTTAGAAATAAACAACATTTATGGGAACTATATGCCGAGGGTGATCCATTGGAAAGGGGATTAGCTATTGGTAGTTTGACAGACTCCTTATTAAAAAAACAAGAACATATTTTGTTTGATAAAGTAAATGAATTGATTCCTTCGGATTTTAAGAGATCGATACTTCGAAATTTCCTAAAATGGTTCAATCGAAAATTATATCTGAATGTTGATAATGAGTTTCAAACTGAAATTTATGGAGTTTCTCAATATGCACCAAAGGATTTAAGCTATATTGCGCCCTCTTTTTTGAGAGATTTATACCTGCATGGTGCTCATGATATTGGTCATGCAGTTCAAGATTTAGCAATGGTAGGATGTACGTCATTTGCGGTTTGGGGCAATAAATCGGATGACGGAAGTTTGATTTTAGGTAGAAATTTTGATTTTTACGCTGGTGATGATTTTGCAAAAGAAAAAATAATCGCTTTTATTAATCCAAAAGATGGGCATCCATTTATGATGGTAACCTGGCCAGGAATGATAGGTGTTTGCTCAGGGATGAATGCCGAAGGATTGACAGTAACTATCAATGCTGGTAAATCTAAAATTCCATTAATTGCCAAAACGCCAATTTCTATTGTAACCCGCGAAATTTTACAGTATGCCAAAACTATTGATGAAGCTATAGCAATCGCAAAAAAAAGAAAAGTATTTGTTTCCGAATCAATTATGGTTGGCAGTGCCAATGATAATAAAGCTGTTTTGATTGAAATTGCACCAGACAATTTAGATATTTTTGAAGCCCCCAATGGTAATGAATTAATTTGTTCCAATCATTTTCAAAGTGAGGCTTTAAAAGATAATAAAAGAAATTTGAATCAAATAAAGAATAGTCATTCCCAATATCGTTTTGATCGAATGACAGAATTACTTAATGAAAACCAAAAAATAACACCGCAAATTGCTGTGGATATCCTTAGGAATAAAGATGGAATTAATAATGTGTCATTGGGGTATGGTAATGAAAAAGCTATTAACCAACTATTAGCCCACCACGGAATCGTTTTTAAGCCAGCTCAGCGGCTGGTTTGGGTATCTGCAAGTCCTTATCAATTAGGTGAGTTTGTCTGCTACGATTTGAATGCAATTTTTAAAAACAAAAAAGAGAATACTGCCAGTTTTGTTTCATTAGAAAATGAAACAATGAATATTCCGCCCGATCCGTTTTTAAAATCAGCGGCTTATCAAAACTACATTCAATTTCGCATCGAAGACAAAAAGATGGATGCTGTTTTATCGAATAAAACCAATTTGCCTTCGGGAAATTATATTGGTTATTATCAATCTTTAAATCCTGATTATTGGGTTGTTTATTATAAAGCAGGATTGTACTTTTATCGAAATAAAAAATATGATTTAGCTCAAGATCAATTTGAGAAAGCATTGACTAAAGAAGTTACTTCACTTATTGAAAGAGAAAAGATTAGCAGTTACTTAAAAAAAATAAAAAGAAAACGATAATGATTCCAAAAATAGAATTAGATGCCAAAGCCGAAATAAAATCGTTTCAGGAACAAAAGCTGCAGGAAGTGTTACATTATGTTAATACAAATTCACCCTTTTATAGTTCCTTCTTTGCTAAAAATAATATTGATATTGCCAGTATAAAAACAATTGAGGATTTAACTTTATTACCAGTTACTTCAAAGGAAGATTTACAAAAGCATAATGATGATTTTTTATGTGTTCCAAAGAATAAAATTATTGATTATGCTACTACATCAGGCACTTTGGGAGAACCCGTTACATTTGGACTGACAGATGATGATTTAGATCGTTTGGCTTACAATGAAGCCATTTCATTTGATTGTGCAGGAATAAAAGAAGGCGATGTCGTACAATTAATGACTACAATTGACCGTCGTTTCATGGCGGGATTGGCCTATTTTTTGGGGCTTCGAAAAATGAAAGTTGGAGTGATTCGTGTAGGCGCAGGAATTCCCGAATTACAATGGGATTCAATTATGAAGTACAAACCAACGTATTTAATTACTGTTCCATCTTTTTTATTAAAAATGATTGAATATGCTGAACAGCACAATATTGATATTAATAATTCGAGTGTAAAAGGCGCTATTTGTATTGGAGAGCCTATTCGAAATCAAGATTTTACTAGTAATACTTTGTGTAAAAAGATAACGGATAAATGGAAAATTAAGTTGTTTTCTACTTATGCTTCGACCGAAATGAGTACTGCTTTTACCGAATGCAGCCATGGAGTAGGAGGGCATCATCATCCGGAATTAATTATTGTCGAAGTATTGGATGAAAATAATAATCCTGTTTCAAATGGCGAATCAGGAGAATTGACCTTTACTACATTGGGAATAGAAGCGATGCCTTTAATTCGCTTTAAAACTGGCGATGTTGTGCAGTTACATACTGATTCTTGTTTATGCGGGCGAAATACATTGCGGGTCGGACCAGTAATTGGAAGAAAACAGCACATGATTAAATATAAAGGAACCACATTGTATCCGCCGGCGATGAATGATGTTCTAAATGATTTTACAGCTATCGAAAACTATATTATCGAAATTACGACTAATGATTTGGGTACCGATGAGATTTTGATAAAAATTGCAACTCAAAATCCAACAGCCGTGTTTTTGCAAGAATTAAAAGATCATTTTAGAGCCAAGTTGCGTGTTACTCCAAAAATTGAATTTACTGCCAATGAAGTTTTAATTCCATTAATTTTTAATCCAAACAGCAGAAAGCCAATTCGGTTTTATGATAATAGAAAAAACATACTTTAAACAGAAATTCAATTTAAATGCCTATTTTGTTGCTGTTGATTTTTGAACTTTTAAAATAAACTTCAACATGTCAGCTTTGAGATTAATCATGGAAGAACAAGCTTAGATGAAAGGCAGGTATTGCATATAGGAACAGATACGAAGCCAGACAACTTTGCGTGGCGTCCAGATAAGATCATTAGCTTGTTCGAGAAGACTTTGAGAAGCTGGCAGCAGGAATCAGCGTGCTAAGTTTAAATAATGTTTTAAAATCAATACAAAATACAGAATTAATTCAGAATTGAATTCGTACTTTGTATTGATTTTAAAACAGTTATAATGAAATGTTTCCGGATATTTGTTGTATTGCTGTCAACTCATTTTTTGACAGCACAAAACAGTGTTACAGCTACTCTTGTGGTAAAAGATACTGTGCAGAATTTAAAGTTTAACTATAAACAATTAATAATTCCCAGTGTATTAATTGGTTATGGTTTTATTGGTCTTAACAGCGATCAGCTTAAGAGTTTTAATTCTGAGATTCAGGAAGAAGTGAATGAGCATATTGACGAAAAGCTTACGATTGATGACTTTGCGCAATACGCACCAGCTGCTTCGGTTTATGTTTTGAATGCATTTGGCGATAAAGGGAAAAATAATCTCAAAGACCGATCCATTATTTTGACCAGTTCCTATCTTATGATGAGTGTTGCGGTTCTTGCTTTAAAAGACATAACAAAAGAGGAAAGACCTGATGGTTCTTCCAATAATTCATTTCCTTCGGGGCATACTGCAACTGCTTTTGCCGGAGCGGAGTTTCTTTGGCAGGAATACAAAGATAGGTCCATTTGGTACGGAGTAAGCGGTTATATTATCGCTACTGGAACAGGTGTTTTTAGAATTATCAATAACAGGCACTGGCTTACCGATGTAGCGGCTGGAGCAGGGATTGGAATTTTAAGCACCAAGGTTGCTTATTGGATTTATCCTTATGTCAATAGAAAACTTTTCAGCACCAAAGCTAAGGAAAACAAAGTTTCTTCGATGATAATGCCATATTATAATGGAAAACAATTGGGTTGCGGTTTAGTGATGCAATTCTAATTTTTTTGAGACACTATAAAATCTAAAGTTTAATAGATGAAACATTTACCCCAAATAAATCTTTTTTATTGGGCATTAATTATTAGTGCCAATACGATGGGAGAAACGGCAGGAGATTTGATTTCCCAAACATTTAATTTAGGTTATGACGGTGGGACAATTGCATTAATTGCACTCTTTTTAATTGCGTTGGCAATTTCAATTTGTTCAAAAACCCAAAAACCGCTTTTGTATTGGATCGTAATAACTTTGGCAAGTACAGCTGGAACAACAATTTCAGATTTCATAAGCAGGTCATTCTTTCATCTGCAGTTGGGGTTTACAGAAAATCAAGGATATACTTTCGAAACAATGATATTGATTGTTGCATTGCTATTTACATTTAGTATTTGGAAATACCATTCAACAGCAAACACAATAGAAAATGGATTAAACAAACGAACTGAATTTTTATATTGGATCGCAATTTTAACATCAAGCACCTTAGGAACTGCCTTTGGAGATTTATTAGCACACAACACATCATTGGGTTTTGACGGCGGAACTCTGCTCTTATTACTATTCCTTGCTGTTGTTGTCGGATTGGTTTATTTGACCAAAACATCAAGAGAACTTTTGTATTGGTTAGCCATTATTCTCACACACCCGATTGGTGCAACAATGGGTGACTATCTGACCAAACCCGAAGGGATGAATTTTGGAAACATAAAGGCAAGTTTGCTATTAGCTGCTGTATTTATAGTGGTTATTGCAACTGGACAATTGACCAAAAAACAGATAGCTTAAATAAAAAAACTAAATTTTTAAAATGTAATGCTAAAGCAGTGCAATTGGTCATTAAAAGTATAATTGATTTTCCATTGATTGATTTCAGTTATTTTTTTAATGATAGCCAGACCAAGTCCGTTGCCTTGTGAAGCTGAATTTATTTTGGAAAAACGGTTGAATAACTTTTCGATTGCTAATGCAGTCTGTCCGGTATTGGAAAAGGACAATTGATTGTTTTGTATGCGGATGATTATTTTTCCGTTTTTTTCATTGTGGCGAATAGCATTCAAAAACAAATTATTGATTAATACTTCTGTTAAGGCTGGATTTCCTGTAATGGAAAGGGCAGAGGAGAATTCGGTTATAATGCTGCTATTTTTAGCTTCAGCCTGTTCTGTAAAAAAGTCAAGATGTTTTTCGATGTAGTCATTTAAAACAATAGTGCTTTTCTCAAGATAGCTTTCGTTATCAATTTTAGAAAGCAGTAAAAGATTTTTATTGAGTCTGTTAAGTCTGGAAACATCATTATTTAGTGAACTTACGATAGAAAGTTGTTCTTTATTGAGTTCCAACTGCAGTAAAGTATCAATTTTAGTTTGAAACAAAGCCAGCGGAGTCTGTAATTCGTGCGCAGCATTTTCTACAAATTCTCTTTGGTTTTTATAAATGGCTGTATTTTTTTCGATAAGCTGTTCCAGACTTTTGTTTAGCTGGTTGAATTCATCTATTTCGGTTGGAATGAAATGAGGAGGCTTATTTTTATCGATTTCAAAATCATGTATTTGTTGAAGTGTATTGTAAAAAGGCTTCCATATTTTAGCTGCCGATGTTTTTGATATCCAAATGATTCCGATAAGCAGCATAATGATGATAAACAGAAACATAATGGCAATATTTATTACCATTCCTTCCATTTCTACAAGACTAATCTTTTCAGTGTAGGTATATCTCTTGCCATTGATATCAACTGGTGCATAAAGTATGCGGAACGGTTCTTTTTCATTAGCAATAGAATCAAATGACATTTTGCCAACAATGGAATCTTTGGTTACTCCCATATCGGCAGCAATCATTACATTAAGGTTGTATTTGTTCCAAACTGCAATGTTTTTTTCGGTGAAATTTTTATGGCTTTCCTTTACAAATGCGCCTTTATGAAAATGTAAAACTTCATCCGTTTCATAAATGTAGAGCCACTCACTAATGTAATAAAACACAGGAGCTGACACTAACAATATGATAATGGCAAACATAAGAAAGCTGCTTGTGGTTTTATATAATAATTTTTTACTCATTTTCCCATTTGTATCCTAAACCGTAAATCGTTTTGATGTAATCACCGCTTCCTGCTGCGTGGAGTTTCTTTTTTAAATTTTTTATATGAGCGTAGATAAAATCGTGATTGTCGAGCATATCGGCCATATCGCCGGAAAGATGCTCAGCAATTGCACCTTTGGACAAGACTTTATTATTGTTGCCAATTAGAAAAAGCAGTAAATCTATTTCTTTTTTGGTTAGGTCCAGTTTTTGGTTATTGACAGTTATTGTTTTGGATAAAAGATCAACACTGATTTCATTGAAAACAATAGTATTATTTCCTTGAAAATTCTTGCGTCGGATAAGTGCCTGCATACGCACTAAGAGCTCCGAAAGATGAAATGGTTTCGTCAGGAAATCATCTGCGCCAAGATTAAAACCTTCAATGCGGGTATCCAAAGTTTCTTTGGCCGAAATAATGATAACGCCTTCGGATTTGTTTTTGCTTTTTAATTTTTTCAAAATATCAAATCCGTCGCCATCAGGAAGCATTAAATCCAAAATGATACAATCGTAATCGTAATTATCAATTTTAGTGCGTGCCAATGCATAATTGCCAGCCGTTTCACATTGAATGCCGTTGGTCTTGAAATAACTTACAATGCTTTGGGCAATTTCCTGCTCGTCTTCTATAATTAAAATTTTCATAACGCAATTTACTAATTCAAATTTGAATGAATTTTGAATTTTTTTATTATGAGTAAAAAAAAACAGAATTCAAGCTCCGTAAATTTTTATCTTTTAATTGTTGTTTCTTCAGGTTTTCTTCAGATTTAAAATTTAGTTTTACCTCAATAAATTTAATTATGCGCCATACTATTTTATTTTTCGTATTCTTTTTATCTCTTATTTCAGTTGCACAAACTGCCAAAAACAAAGGAAGTATAACTGCTAAAATTGCTGATTCAGAGACAAAATCACCTATCGAGATGGCGATAGTTTCTGTTTTCAAAACAGGTGAAATTAAGCCTTTTGAAGAAGTAACCACCAATCAAAAAGGTGTTTTTATCTTTAGTAATCTTCCAGTTGGGACTTATAC
Protein-coding sequences here:
- a CDS encoding AMP-binding protein, whose amino-acid sequence is MIPKIELDAKAEIKSFQEQKLQEVLHYVNTNSPFYSSFFAKNNIDIASIKTIEDLTLLPVTSKEDLQKHNDDFLCVPKNKIIDYATTSGTLGEPVTFGLTDDDLDRLAYNEAISFDCAGIKEGDVVQLMTTIDRRFMAGLAYFLGLRKMKVGVIRVGAGIPELQWDSIMKYKPTYLITVPSFLLKMIEYAEQHNIDINNSSVKGAICIGEPIRNQDFTSNTLCKKITDKWKIKLFSTYASTEMSTAFTECSHGVGGHHHPELIIVEVLDENNNPVSNGESGELTFTTLGIEAMPLIRFKTGDVVQLHTDSCLCGRNTLRVGPVIGRKQHMIKYKGTTLYPPAMNDVLNDFTAIENYIIEITTNDLGTDEILIKIATQNPTAVFLQELKDHFRAKLRVTPKIEFTANEVLIPLIFNPNSRKPIRFYDNRKNIL
- a CDS encoding response regulator transcription factor, whose protein sequence is MKILIIEDEQEIAQSIVSYFKTNGIQCETAGNYALARTKIDNYDYDCIILDLMLPDGDGFDILKKLKSKNKSEGVIIISAKETLDTRIEGFNLGADDFLTKPFHLSELLVRMQALIRRKNFQGNNTIVFNEISVDLLSKTITVNNQKLDLTKKEIDLLLFLIGNNNKVLSKGAIAEHLSGDMADMLDNHDFIYAHIKNLKKKLHAAGSGDYIKTIYGLGYKWENE
- a CDS encoding C45 family peptidase; this translates as MKKQILYIFFFFFALFIASCGISKSMRHQPEIAAYNNIKPVVQKQSDTIFYTRNNFLLRNKQHLWELYAEGDPLERGLAIGSLTDSLLKKQEHILFDKVNELIPSDFKRSILRNFLKWFNRKLYLNVDNEFQTEIYGVSQYAPKDLSYIAPSFLRDLYLHGAHDIGHAVQDLAMVGCTSFAVWGNKSDDGSLILGRNFDFYAGDDFAKEKIIAFINPKDGHPFMMVTWPGMIGVCSGMNAEGLTVTINAGKSKIPLIAKTPISIVTREILQYAKTIDEAIAIAKKRKVFVSESIMVGSANDNKAVLIEIAPDNLDIFEAPNGNELICSNHFQSEALKDNKRNLNQIKNSHSQYRFDRMTELLNENQKITPQIAVDILRNKDGINNVSLGYGNEKAINQLLAHHGIVFKPAQRLVWVSASPYQLGEFVCYDLNAIFKNKKENTASFVSLENETMNIPPDPFLKSAAYQNYIQFRIEDKKMDAVLSNKTNLPSGNYIGYYQSLNPDYWVVYYKAGLYFYRNKKYDLAQDQFEKALTKEVTSLIEREKISSYLKKIKRKR
- a CDS encoding HAMP domain-containing sensor histidine kinase, with protein sequence MSKKLLYKTTSSFLMFAIIILLVSAPVFYYISEWLYIYETDEVLHFHKGAFVKESHKNFTEKNIAVWNKYNLNVMIAADMGVTKDSIVGKMSFDSIANEKEPFRILYAPVDINGKRYTYTEKISLVEMEGMVINIAIMFLFIIIMLLIGIIWISKTSAAKIWKPFYNTLQQIHDFEIDKNKPPHFIPTEIDEFNQLNKSLEQLIEKNTAIYKNQREFVENAAHELQTPLALFQTKIDTLLQLELNKEQLSIVSSLNNDVSRLNRLNKNLLLLSKIDNESYLEKSTIVLNDYIEKHLDFFTEQAEAKNSSIITEFSSALSITGNPALTEVLINNLFLNAIRHNEKNGKIIIRIQNNQLSFSNTGQTALAIEKLFNRFSKINSASQGNGLGLAIIKKITEINQWKINYTFNDQLHCFSITF
- a CDS encoding phosphatase PAP2 family protein, giving the protein MKCFRIFVVLLSTHFLTAQNSVTATLVVKDTVQNLKFNYKQLIIPSVLIGYGFIGLNSDQLKSFNSEIQEEVNEHIDEKLTIDDFAQYAPAASVYVLNAFGDKGKNNLKDRSIILTSSYLMMSVAVLALKDITKEERPDGSSNNSFPSGHTATAFAGAEFLWQEYKDRSIWYGVSGYIIATGTGVFRIINNRHWLTDVAAGAGIGILSTKVAYWIYPYVNRKLFSTKAKENKVSSMIMPYYNGKQLGCGLVMQF